The genomic region AAACCAACCTGAATTGACTAAGAGCGATCGCCAATTGCTAAATAGTTGGAAACGTAGTTTTATCGGCTTATTTACTATTACTAAAATTCTTCCTGATGGATTGGAATTCATGAACTGGCTGACAGCAAAACACTACACTGTGAAGCCAAACGACGAGAAAACATTACAAGAAATGTCTCGGTGGAAAGAGGGAGAAATCTTACTGACTCGCATCGCACCCGTCACCGATGACTATTGGACATTTTCTTGTGCTTACACGCTGATGGGTAGATTGGGAAAACCCAAACTTGCCGTAGCAATTGGTAATTTTAAAGATAACTATAGAAAATATCTTTACAGCGATGCTCCAGATTTATTAGCAGAAGCTTGGCAATCTGTGGCTAACTATCATCAAGAATTTATAGATTTCTTTGGAAATGAAGAAGTGACGATGCCCGGTTATCAGCTCAATAAAAAAGTCGCTGAATTTCAAGAAATACTAACTCAACAACGCCTCAAAGCAGCCGGAGTTGACGAATCGAAAAGCTTATCAGAACTGGCTGAAGAAGCGGGAGTAGGAAATGAGGAAATCGCAGCCGCCGCCAAGGAAGCAGGCGCAGACTCGCAAGCAATTTCTCAGCTTCTTGCCGATCGAAGCAAGACCAAAATGGTAGCTCCAAAAGTAGAATTGCCAGCAGATCTGAAAAAAGCCGAACAGGTAACGGCGATTTCTCATCCTCGTTGGGGACAAATGTTTCTACCTACATATACTAAGTTCGTAGAGTTGTTAGAAGCTGAGGATTGGCGATCGCCAGAAGGTGCGGAAAAATTAGTTAAATATTATTTAGAAAATGCATCTATCAATACTTTCATTTGGAAGAAGTTAGCACAACAATATCCCAAGCAATTAGAAAAAATCTTGCAAACGGTCTTAGAACGTCCCCAGTTCAAACTTGACAGCGACTTAGAACCACTATTGCAAGAATACAATAAACCGATAGAACCGGAATTACCAGAAATCGCTAGCGTTCCTATTCATCTACACAACTTATTTGAAGAAGCTTTTGTAGAAGTGAATAAATCTATTACTAAAAACAAAGGTGGCAACAAGAAGAAAACGGGTTTTGGGTTAAAAAAATAAGATTGCAAATCTCGTTTGCATCTATGACATGTGTAGAGACGTTACATGTAACGTCTCTACAATTATGTAATGTCTCTATTTTGTACCAATTGTTAGAACCTGCGGAGGGGTTGCATCTGGCGGGTAAAGAAAATCTAACTGTACCAAACGGCGATCGCCTGGTTTCATCTGTAAAGTTATTAATGGTTCTCCCTGCTGTCCCCTCGTCTGAACTAAATGCACGTACTTCGTCCGAGGTAAATTTTGGTCGTCGTTATAACGCAACCTTACCGTACCGCGAAAGAATACCTGCTTTGCTGGCGAACTAAAGAAACGCAACCCGCCTTGACTGAGTTTGCCTTCCTTCAGTGGTGTTTCTAGAGATACGGTGACAGTTCGATCGCGATCGCTATTGTTTTGTAGTGGCAAACTCAGACTATATTGAATTCCATAGTTACCGTGGGCGCGATAAGCTGTATCTGGGTAACGAATCAGCATTGGCGCACTTTGAATTTGACTCGTTCCCAACGTCCCTTGGTTCAACATACTCAAACCATAGGAAAAAGCTTCACCTGGCGACGGGATACTTAAAGAAGAAGCACCCGAACTATCTACCAATTGCGATCGCCATTGGGAACCCTGCGCTACTCCCGCCACGCGACCGTAAACCACTTTACCGCTCGTTTGTTCTGGTGGTGTAGGAGTTTTATCGCGGGGTCCAGCTAAATTCCCACGCTCTAACATTCGCTGCCATTCTTCTAAAGTAGGCGATCGCTCTTGTCCGTTAGCATCGGTCGGCGCGTACATTGCCAAACTTGCAGCATATACCGTTCCACTACTCCGCAAGCGCATGAATGTAGACCGTCCGTTGATTGGCGGTTCTAAACCCTGTACCGGAATCGGCAAATTGAATAACATCTGGCTTTGTCCGGGGGGAATAATCAGTTGCGGCGGAAAACTCGACT from Chroococcidiopsis sp. SAG 2025 harbors:
- a CDS encoding DUF3370 domain-containing protein; amino-acid sequence: MLPLLPIFPIAQTTPPPQEIVQPRIVRPLAGSLDAVPVFNSNSPEKVQAEGILLSTFPPGGKQTKSAHLNFPFRGRFDLFAHHVFQPTSPDDLRSLYLGVILHNPGKQAIRVDILQAASYLSQPDAPFAELPPVAENNLGTIFAGPGDRVMNQILRGQRQSSFPPQLIIPPGQSQMLFNLPIPVQGLEPPINGRSTFMRLRSSGTVYAASLAMYAPTDANGQERSPTLEEWQRMLERGNLAGPRDKTPTPPEQTSGKVVYGRVAGVAQGSQWRSQLVDSSGASSLSIPSPGEAFSYGLSMLNQGTLGTSQIQSAPMLIRYPDTAYRAHGNYGIQYSLSLPLQNNSDRDRTVTVSLETPLKEGKLSQGGLRFFSSPAKQVFFRGTVRLRYNDDQNLPRTKYVHLVQTRGQQGEPLITLQMKPGDRRLVQLDFLYPPDATPPQVLTIGTK